The following proteins come from a genomic window of Candidatus Bathyarchaeia archaeon:
- a CDS encoding cobalamin-dependent protein (Presence of a B(12) (cobalamin)-binding domain implies dependence on cobalamin itself, in one of its several forms, or in some unusual lineages, dependence on a cobalamin-like analog.) → MSLEDLVNSFVNLDEEGVLKIVEILLREGKDPSEILEACRRATTLIGERFERGEYFLSELVFASEIFNGVMRLILPELKREVKPAGTIVLGTVQGDIHDIGKNIFKAFAETAGFRVIDLGVDIPPERFVEAVRVHNPDIVGMSGLLTISYESMKKTVEALKEAGLRDRVKIIIGGGRVDEHVKRYAGADEWADNAMLGVKKCREMLGLGG, encoded by the coding sequence GGATCTTGTCAACTCATTTGTTAATCTCGACGAGGAGGGGGTTCTCAAGATCGTTGAGATTCTTCTCAGGGAGGGTAAAGATCCATCCGAGATTCTTGAGGCGTGTAGGAGGGCGACAACGCTTATTGGTGAGAGGTTTGAGAGGGGCGAGTACTTTCTCTCGGAGCTTGTTTTCGCAAGCGAAATATTTAATGGCGTTATGAGGCTAATTCTCCCGGAGCTTAAGAGGGAGGTTAAGCCGGCTGGCACGATAGTTTTAGGCACGGTTCAAGGCGACATTCATGACATAGGTAAAAATATTTTTAAGGCTTTTGCGGAGACCGCTGGTTTTAGGGTTATAGATTTAGGAGTTGATATTCCCCCAGAAAGATTTGTTGAGGCTGTTAGGGTTCATAATCCTGATATAGTTGGCATGAGCGGGCTGCTAACTATAAGCTACGAGTCCATGAAGAAGACTGTTGAAGCCCTAAAGGAGGCCGGGTTAAGGGATAGGGTTAAGATTATAATTGGTGGTGGAAGGGTGGACGAGCACGTAAAGCGGTATGCTGGCGCAGATGAATGGGCTGATAACGCTATGCTAGGCGTAAAGAAATGTAGGGAGATGTTAGGTTTAGGGGGTTGA